One Tamlana carrageenivorans genomic region harbors:
- a CDS encoding DUF937 domain-containing protein, which produces MSEIIDLLNSDQGKTLINGVAEQTNQPQRKTKDVLTMALPLLTAAMKQNTKTTQGADGLYNAINTKHDGSILDDLEGLFKGGVNTDVINDGGNILNHVLGPKQQHVENTLSAKSGMDANSVSQILKIAAPLLLGLLGKKSRQNNVNNPSDLGSLLGGLLGGNASGHEQNLLESILDADGDGSVIDDVAGMLLGGHKNNGGLGGVLGGLFGRK; this is translated from the coding sequence ATGTCTGAAATTATCGATTTATTAAACAGCGACCAAGGTAAAACCCTCATAAATGGTGTTGCAGAACAAACCAACCAACCGCAAAGGAAAACAAAAGACGTTTTAACTATGGCCCTACCTCTTTTAACTGCTGCAATGAAACAAAATACCAAAACAACACAAGGCGCAGATGGCTTATACAACGCTATAAACACTAAACACGATGGGAGCATACTAGATGATTTAGAGGGCTTATTTAAAGGTGGTGTAAATACTGATGTTATAAATGATGGCGGAAACATTTTAAACCATGTTTTAGGACCTAAACAACAACACGTTGAAAATACTTTAAGTGCTAAATCTGGAATGGATGCCAATTCGGTGAGTCAAATTTTAAAAATAGCAGCACCACTCTTGTTAGGATTATTAGGAAAAAAAAGCCGACAAAATAATGTGAATAATCCAAGTGATTTAGGAAGTCTTTTAGGAGGACTTTTGGGAGGTAATGCTTCAGGTCATGAACAAAATTTGTTAGAATCAATTTTAGATGCCGATGGGGATGGCAGTGTTATTGACGATGTAGCCGGTATGTTACTTGGTGGGCATAAAAATAACGGCGGCCTTGGAGGTGTTCTTGGTGGTTTATTTGGAAGGAAATAA
- a CDS encoding DUF502 domain-containing protein: MKNLVSFIKTTLIGGLFFIIPISLVIFMAGKVIKVLGKVVGPIAKHIEFSFFDGEMTPRILAILLLFLVCFIAGVFAKTKLANRLREWIENNILSNVPGYTLLKGMTETAAGIDTNNLKEVVLVDVEEVWQIGFLMERIDDDINAVFIPGSPNPMAGDVVFVKWDRLKLLDIDVLKVMKIYRKLGVHAHKIIDGKINKAMFDKKE, from the coding sequence ATGAAAAATTTGGTTTCCTTTATTAAAACAACACTCATTGGAGGTTTGTTCTTTATCATCCCTATTTCTTTAGTCATATTTATGGCCGGAAAGGTTATAAAAGTTTTAGGTAAAGTTGTTGGGCCTATAGCGAAACACATAGAGTTTTCTTTTTTCGACGGAGAAATGACTCCCAGAATTCTTGCAATACTCTTATTGTTTTTAGTTTGTTTTATTGCTGGCGTATTTGCTAAAACAAAATTGGCAAACCGCTTAAGAGAATGGATTGAAAATAATATTCTTTCTAATGTTCCTGGTTATACTTTATTAAAAGGAATGACAGAAACTGCGGCAGGAATAGATACTAATAATTTAAAAGAGGTTGTTTTGGTTGACGTCGAGGAGGTATGGCAAATTGGTTTTTTAATGGAGCGTATCGATGATGATATTAATGCCGTTTTTATACCTGGATCGCCAAACCCAATGGCAGGCGATGTTGTTTTTGTAAAATGGGATCGATTAAAACTACTAGACATCGATGTGCTAAAAGTGATGAAGATATATCGTAAATTAGGAGTACATGCTCATAAAATAATTGATGGTAAAATTAACAAGGCGATGTTTGATAAAAAGGAATAA